CACGGCCCGGCTGCGCGAAGCGGGGTTCTCCGACATTGCAGAGGGCACCGTTTATGCGCTCCTGATCCGGATTGAAAAACGCGGACTGGTCGACGTTGAGAAGATCCCCTCGGAGAAGGGGCCGCCGCGCAAGGTCTACAGCTTGAATCTGCGGGGCTCCGAGTACCTCGCAGAATTCTGGAGCAGCTGGAGTTTCCTCGAGGAACACCTGGGCCGGCTCCGCCAGCTCGTTGAAAACCCGCCTCAAGAAGGAGCATAACCATGGCCGCACGATGGATTGAGCAGGTGACCGGCTCTTTTGAGGACAAAAAACGCTGGCACCGCTACAAGGAGCGGAAAGCACTTCTTCCAGCCCCCTACCGCACGGCAACGGACGGGCTGGAACGCTACATCATGTACGCGGGCGCCATCTCCAAGGGGGACGTGCTGGCGCAAATGCTGGAAGACCTCGCTGACCTGATGGAGCAGGGCGCGGCCGACGGCGTTCCGGTCCGCGGGATTGTTGGTGAAGATCCGGTGGACTTCGCCGAAACGTTTATTGCCAACTATGCGGACGGGCAATGGATCAGCAAGGAGCGCCGGCGGCTCATCGATGCCATTGACGAATCGGCCGCCCAGGACCAGGCCTAGCGGCGGCCGGCCTCCGGATTGCCGGGGACCGGGCGCTGGGAACGGGAGAAAGCCATGGATACCCTGCACGCCCCGGGACCCGCTGTTCGGGTACAGGGCCTGAAGAAGTCCTTCAAGGAACAGGAGGTGCTTGGCGGCGTCTCCTTCGAGGTCAGCCCGGGCAGCGTGTTCGCCCTGCTCGGCTCCAACGGTGCCGGCAAAACGACGCTCGTTCGGATCCTTTCCACCCTGGCGAAAGCGGACGGCGGCAGTGCCGCGGTCTGCGGGTTCGACGTCGCGGCCCGCCCCGACGACGTCCGCCGCTCGATCAGCCTGACGGGACAGTTCGCGGCCGTGGATGAAGTGCTCACCGGCCGGGAAAACCTGGAGCTGATCGCCAAGCTGCGGCATCTGGCGGATCCGGGGGAGGTGGCGGATGAGCTGCTGCACCGGTTCTCCCTGATGGAAGCAGGCCGGCGAAGAGTCGGCACCTATTCCGGCGGAATGCGCCGCCGGCTCGATATTGCCATGAGCCTGATCGGCAGGCCACCGGTGCTGTTCCTCGACGAGCCGACCAGCGGGCTTGATCCGCAGGCCCGCACCGCGGTGTGGGAGACCATACGGGACCTGGCGCGGGGCGGTACCACCGTACTCCTGACCACCCAGTACCTCGACGAGGCCGAGCAGCTCGCGGACCGGATTGCGATCCTGAACCGCGGCACCATTGTCCGGAGCGGCACGCTCGCCGAACTCCGGCAGCTCATCCCGCCGGCCAAGGCCGAATATGTGCTGCGCCAGCCCTCCCTGGAAGAGATCTTCCTGTCAGTCACCGCGCCGGGAAAGGAACTGCCATGACCACCGCCGCCGCCTTCCGTGACACCCGGGCCCTTACCGGCCGTTCGCTGCGGCACATCCTGCGCAGCCCGGACACCGTAATTACCACGGTGATCACCCCGATAGCCCTGCTGTTGCTCTTCGTCTATGTGTTCGGGGGAGCGGTCGCTACCGGCTCGGACGGGCCCTACATCAACTACATGCTCCCGGGCATTCTCCTGATCACCGTTGCATCCGGTGTGGCCTATACCGCCTACCGGTTGTTCCTGGACATCCAAGGCGGAATCTTTGACCGGCTCCGGTCCATGCCCGTGGCCAAGTCCGGCGTCCTGTGGGCCCACGTGTTGACGTCGCTGACGGCCAACCTGGCGTCTGTCGCGGTGGTGATCGGTGTGGCGCTCCTGATGGGATACCGCACCGGCGCCTCGGCCTGGGCATGGCTGGGTGTTGCCGGCATCCTCACCGTGTTTACGCTGACGCTGACCTGGCTTGCGGTAGTAGCCGGGCTTACCGCCAAAACGGCCGACGGCGCGGGGGCGTTCAGTTACCCGTTGGTTTTCCTGCCGTTTATCAGTTCTGCGTTTGTTCCCACCGATTCGATGCCCGGTCCGGTTGCCTGGTTCGCCGAGAACCAGCCCGTTACTCCCATCGTGGAAACGCTGCGGGCACTTCTGGCCGGGCAGCAACCCGGTGCCGAATTGTGGAGCGCCCTGCTCTGGCTGGGTGCCGTCCTCGCCGCCGCCTACACAGCGGCGGCCGTTGCCTACCGGCGGCGGACCGGCTGACATTCCGGCACTGCGGCCCGCACCGCGGTACCGGCGGCGGCGCCGGATTCGGGTATGGTGTGGCATGCAATCGAGCACATCGATTTGACTGACATGGGGGCAGAATCAAATGGACGAATTTCTCACCTTCGCCGGCATCACCGGAGCGCTGTTGCTGGGACTCTTGACGCTGGTCTTTTACATGATGAACCGGGCCGAGGCGAGGGAACTGAACAAGGACCCGCTTCGCCCGCCGGTGGTGGTCCGGTTCCGGCCCAAGGCATTCTTCTGGCTGGTTGCAACCATTGCCGGCGGCGCGCTGTACCTGTTCCTGGCTGTGACCATGTATCCGGTATGGAACGTGCCGAGCTACGCCGTGGGCCTGATCCTGGTGGTCCTGATCGGCGCCGTCCGTCCCATCTATGCCGCGAAGGTCGGCCAGCCGTTTACGGTCGCTCCGGCAGGGGCGACTGGGGAGGCACCGGACGGGCTGCCGCTGCCGGCACCGGCGGGCGGTGCTCCTATCCAGCAGCAGTACCCCGGCTACTACGCCGCCCCTGCCGGCACGGATGCCTTCGGGAACCCGCTTCAGGCGCCGCCCGCCCCAACTGCGCCGGTGCAGTACCCGGGCTTCTCCACGCCGTCGGACACCGGCCGTGACGCCGACGGCGGCCCTGCCCGAACCAGCTGACCCGCACGGGCTGCACAGATTCCCATCATCATTGGCGAAATTAGCCTCTCCGCAGCAGCAGGAGGCGCCATATTTTTCGGATTGTGGGAATCTGTGCAGCCCGGGTATCTACCGCCGGGCCGAAATGACTGCATGGCGGTCCCGCAAGGTGCCCGCACTGTGAGACCCGCGGCCCGGTCCCATGCGCAAACAGCCAAGGCGGACTAGGCTAGGAATATGAGACGCGCAAAGATTGTTGCCACTTTTGGACCAGCGATCGCCAGCTACGAGAATACGGTAGCGGTTCTTCGCGCGGGCGTGAATGTCGCCCGTATGAACATGAGCCACGGCGACCACTCCGTACACAACGCCACGTATGAAAACGTGCGCAAGGCCTCCGCCGAGCTCGGGATGCCCGTAGGCATCTTCGCCGACCTCCAGGGCCCCAAGATCCGGCTGGGCCGGTTCACCGAGGAACCCCACTTCCTGAATGTGGGCGATACCTTCACCATCACCACCGAAGACATCCCGGGCACCCGGGAAATCTGCTCCACCACGTACAAGGGCCTGCCCGGCGACGTGAAGGTGGGCGATTTCCTGCTGATTGATGACGGCAAGGTCAAACTCCGCGCCGTTGACGTCACCTCCACCACCGTGGTCACCCAGGTGGTAGTGCCGGGCAACGTATCCAACAACAAGGGCATCAACCTGCCCGGCGTTGCCGTGAACGTTCCCGCCCTGTCCCAGAAGGATGAGGATGACCTGCGCTGGGCCCTGAACCGCGGCGTCGACATGGTTGCCCTGTCCTTCGTACGTGACGCCGGTGACATTTCCCGCGTTCACGAAATCATGGACGAAGAAGGCCGCCGCGTACCGGTGATTGCCAAGATCGAGAAGCCGCAGGCCGTGGCCAACCTCGAGGAAATCATCGACGCGTTCGACTCCATCATGGTTGCCCGCGGCGACCTGGGTGTTGAACTGCCGCTGGAAGAAGTTCCGCTGGTGCAGAAGAACGCCATTGAGCTGGCCCGCCGCTGGGCCAAGCCCGTCATCGTGGCCACCCAGGTGCTCGAATCCATGATCGACAACCCCCGCCCGACCCGCGCCGAGGCCTCAGACTGCGCCAACGCGGTGCTCGACGGCGCGGATGCCGTCATGCTCTCCGGCGAAACTTCGGTGGGCAAGTACGCCATCGAAACCGTCGAGACCATGGCCCGCATCATCGAATCCACCGAGGAGCACGGCCTGAACCGCGTTCCGCCGCTGGGCTCCAAGCCGCGTACCCGCGGCGGTGCCATCACCCGTGCCGCCGTCGAAATCGCCGACCAGCTGGATGCAAAATACATCTGTACTTTCACCCAGTCCGGTGATTCCGCACGCCGCCTGTCCCGCCTGCGTCCGTCCAAGCCGGTGTTCGCCTTCACCCCCGTGGAGCAGACGTACCAGTACATGACCCTGTTCTGGGGCGTGGCTCCCAAGCTGGTGGACTTCGTCGAGCACACGGACCAGATGACCGCCCAGGTGGACCGCACCCTGCTCGAAGAGGAACTGGTGGAAGAC
This Arthrobacter sp. zg-Y20 DNA region includes the following protein-coding sequences:
- the pyk gene encoding pyruvate kinase, with protein sequence MRRAKIVATFGPAIASYENTVAVLRAGVNVARMNMSHGDHSVHNATYENVRKASAELGMPVGIFADLQGPKIRLGRFTEEPHFLNVGDTFTITTEDIPGTREICSTTYKGLPGDVKVGDFLLIDDGKVKLRAVDVTSTTVVTQVVVPGNVSNNKGINLPGVAVNVPALSQKDEDDLRWALNRGVDMVALSFVRDAGDISRVHEIMDEEGRRVPVIAKIEKPQAVANLEEIIDAFDSIMVARGDLGVELPLEEVPLVQKNAIELARRWAKPVIVATQVLESMIDNPRPTRAEASDCANAVLDGADAVMLSGETSVGKYAIETVETMARIIESTEEHGLNRVPPLGSKPRTRGGAITRAAVEIADQLDAKYICTFTQSGDSARRLSRLRPSKPVFAFTPVEQTYQYMTLFWGVAPKLVDFVEHTDQMTAQVDRTLLEEELVEDNDLVVIAAGSPPGQAGSTNSLKVHRVGDIADAGQRYEGQERIKEKVGPWPVKESKKGKAKAI
- a CDS encoding ATP-binding cassette domain-containing protein; this encodes MDTLHAPGPAVRVQGLKKSFKEQEVLGGVSFEVSPGSVFALLGSNGAGKTTLVRILSTLAKADGGSAAVCGFDVAARPDDVRRSISLTGQFAAVDEVLTGRENLELIAKLRHLADPGEVADELLHRFSLMEAGRRRVGTYSGGMRRRLDIAMSLIGRPPVLFLDEPTSGLDPQARTAVWETIRDLARGGTTVLLTTQYLDEAEQLADRIAILNRGTIVRSGTLAELRQLIPPAKAEYVLRQPSLEEIFLSVTAPGKELP
- a CDS encoding DUF1048 domain-containing protein, whose protein sequence is MAARWIEQVTGSFEDKKRWHRYKERKALLPAPYRTATDGLERYIMYAGAISKGDVLAQMLEDLADLMEQGAADGVPVRGIVGEDPVDFAETFIANYADGQWISKERRRLIDAIDESAAQDQA
- a CDS encoding PadR family transcriptional regulator produces the protein MAKQMTEMLKGTLEGIVLAILALKPAYGYEITARLREAGFSDIAEGTVYALLIRIEKRGLVDVEKIPSEKGPPRKVYSLNLRGSEYLAEFWSSWSFLEEHLGRLRQLVENPPQEGA
- a CDS encoding ABC transporter permease → MTTAAAFRDTRALTGRSLRHILRSPDTVITTVITPIALLLLFVYVFGGAVATGSDGPYINYMLPGILLITVASGVAYTAYRLFLDIQGGIFDRLRSMPVAKSGVLWAHVLTSLTANLASVAVVIGVALLMGYRTGASAWAWLGVAGILTVFTLTLTWLAVVAGLTAKTADGAGAFSYPLVFLPFISSAFVPTDSMPGPVAWFAENQPVTPIVETLRALLAGQQPGAELWSALLWLGAVLAAAYTAAAVAYRRRTG